The window GTATGAACAGTACTTCCTCTTCCTACATTTAAAAGAATTGCTCCCGTTTTCATTTTTTGAAATTTCTGACTATTAAATAAGTTTTTAGTTTCTTTTGTTTCAGGCAATGATAAAGCTACGATATCAAATTCATGAAGTATATCATTAAGTTTATCTAATTGATATATATCTTCAAGATATTCAGGTATCTTACTTTTATTTCTTTTTATTCCGTATACTTTACTTCCAAGAGCATGCATTCTCATTGCAAACTCTCCTCCTATATCTCCCAAGCCTACAACTAATGTTTTTGAACCATATATAGAAGTAACAGGCCCTTCATCTCTCCATACATGCTCTTTTTGATTCATGTTATAAAGATTTAATTTTTTTTGCAAACTTAATAACATACTTAACATATGTTCTGCAATGGCAAGTCCATATGCCCCAGTAGAATTTGTTAATATAGTTCCTTCTAAAAGTATTCCTTCTTCAGTATATTGATTAGCTCCAGCACTATCAAGCTGTATCCATTTTAGATTTTTACTCCCTTTTACAGCTTCAACAGATACATTCCCTAAAATTATCTCTGCCTCTTGTACTATAGATCTTTCTGCTTTATCAGGTGTTAAATATATAACTTCAGTATCTGAAGCTATATTGGTTATTTTTCTTTTGTGCACCTCTTCCATTGGAATAGTAACTAATATTTTTCTTTCCATTCTTTCCTCCCGAATGCTATTCTATATCTCTTTACCTTATAACTTTCCATAATTCTAAAAAATAACCTTATATATATAATATTCGACTTATCAAAATATTTCAACTTTTTTATTAAATTTTTATAAAAAAGATATAAATTTTTCCAAAATAGAAAAATTTGTGATATATTTTTATAATTTTTTTAATTTCTGTAATTAAAGAACATTTAAGATTTGGAATGGGTTTGGTTATCTCTTCTTTTATTTTGCTCTTACTATTTTTTGAAATATTAATTCTAGCCTTTTCTAGTACTTTTCAGTAAATTATGATATAATTTCTTGAAGAAAATTCATATTCAGGAGGTACTTTTATGCATCCAGTTTTATTTACTATAGGTGGATTTGAAATCCGTTTTTATGGTTTAATGTATGCACTATCTTTCTTTATAGGGATAGAAATTGCAAAATATATGGCAAGAGAAAGAAATTTTAAAACAAGTATAATTGAAAATTACGCATTTATAGCTATGATTTCAGGTTTATTAGGTGGGAGATTATACTATGTAATGTTTAATTTAGATTATTACTTTTATCATCCATCTGAAATACTTGCAACTTGGCATGGTGGAATGGCTATACATGGTGGAATAATTGGTGGAATAATTGGTACTTTTGTCTATGCTAAAATTAAAAAACTAAATCCTTTAACTTTGGGAGATTATGCTGCTGCCCCTCTTTTGTTAGGACAGGCTCTTGGTCGTTTTGGAAATTTTATGAATGGAGAAATACACGGAGTTCCTACTTTTACTCCATGGAATATTATTTTTAGTATAAAACCAAAATTTTATGAATGGTATTCTTATTATACTTCTCTTCCAGCAATTGACAAAATGGATTTTAACACACTTGTTCCTTGGGGGTTGGTATTTCCTACCTCATCTCCTGCAGGAAGTGAATTTCCTAACATGGCACTGCATCCAGCTATGTTATATGAGCTTATATTAAATTTTGTTGGTTTTCTTTTTATCTGGTTTGTCCTCAGAAAAAGAGAAAATAAAGCTCCTGGATATATGTGGTGGTATTATATTATAATATATAGTGTAATCAGAATTTTTGTGAGCTTTTTCAGAGCTGAAGATCTCATGATTGCTAATATAAGAGCCCCTCATCTTGTAAGTTTTATTCTTATTATATTCTCAATAATTATGATAAAACTTGGTGAAAAGAAAACAACAAAATAATTTTTAAAATATCAAAAAAACTCTGATCTTAATTTTTAAGTCAGAGTTTTTTATTATATTTTAATACAGGAAAAAACCAGCTGTTCCACTCAATACCATCATTACTATTGGATTTATTTTAAATTTTCTTAATAAAAATATAGAAGTAATAAATATTCCTATTGCCACTATATTTATATTGATTTTCTCTATCTCTTCTAATTTTGATATTCCTCCAAAAGCCATTAAAATTATCGTACTGGCAGATGAGGCTATCAATCCTACTGATACTGCTCTTAAGCCACTAAGAATATTTAAAACAGTATTTATTTTTTTATATTTATTAAAAAAATTATATAACATTATAGATATTCCAAACCCAGAAATAACACATCCAAAAGTTGCAGTAATTGCTCCTGGTATTCCTGCTATTCTTATTCCTACAAATGTAGATGTATTCACAGCAAGTGGTCCTGGTGTCATTTGTGAAATAGTTATTATATCTGTAAATTCTTGAAATGTCAGCCATTTATGTATGTTTACAACTTGTTCCTGTATCAAAGGAATAGTAGCATATCCTCCTCCTATACTGAATAATCCTATCTGTAAAAAGCTTATCAATAATATCAAAATCAACCCCCACATATTTTTTCTCCTTTTTTCTTTTTTATCCATCCATCAATAAAACAAATTGCTGAACAAGATAAAATTATAAATATAACATTAATATGAAATACAAAACTAGCTACAAATGTTATTGGTATAATCAAAGACATTATTCTCTGTTTTTCTCTGAAAACAGCTCTGCTCATATCTATAACAATATCTACTATCAATGCTCCTACTCCTGCTTCCATTCCTTTTAATATTGATGAAATCATTTGATTATCTCTGAACATTAAATAATATACTGAAATCACTCCTAATATAATAAGTGGAGGGAATACTGCTGCTATACAGCTTATAATTGCTCCAATCATCCCTGCTGCCCTATAACCAGATAAAACTGAAAGATTGATAGCTATTGCTCCTGGAGAAGATTGCGCTATTGCAGCCATGTCCATTAATTCTTCATTATTAAAAAGTTTTTTTCTATCTACAAAATACTTTTTTATCATGGGAATGACTACATATCCTCCACCAAAAGTAAAAGCACTTATAAAAAAATTTATTCCAAAAAGCCATATCCAAATTTCTGTCTTGCTATTTTTCATTTTTCAACTCCTTTTCTATTCCTTATATTATATCAATTGATTTATAATAAATAAAATGTTATTATTTTATAAATAACATGATTTTTTAGTAATGATAAAAAAGGAGGATAAACTTTGAATATAAGGCATCTTCATATTTTTAAAGTTGTTTGTGAAGAAATGAATTTTACTCGAGCGGCAGAAAAATTATATATGACACAACCTGCTGTATCTCATGTAATAAATGATTTAGAAGAAGAAACAGGACATATTCTCTTCGATCGTATATCAAAAAAAATATATTTAACTGAAATGGGAAAAATTTTTTTAAGTAAGACTTTAAGAATTTTAGAGTTATATAATGATCTGGAAAATAATTTCTATAGTTCTGAAAAAGATATTCCTATACATATTGGTTCATGTATAACAATAGGTAATTTTTGGCTTCCATCTATTATAAAAAAATTTAAAGAAATTTATCCTGAAACTCCATTGAAAATAGAAATTGACAGTGCTGCTGTAATAGAAAAAATGCTTTTAGATAATAAGATAGAAACTGCTCTGATTGAAGGAGGAGTACAGAATGAAAATCTCATCAAGACACTCTTTTCTTCCTATGAAATAAGTGTAATATGTTCTACCAATCATCCTTTTTCTAAAAGAAAATCTATCTCTATTGAAGAACTTCTAAAAGAAAATCTTCTATTAAGAGAAAAAGGAAGTGCTATAAGAGATTGTTTTGATAATACTTTAGCTAGAAAAGATATCTTTGCTGTTCCTTCATGGACTAGTGTTAATTCTCAGGCATTGATACAGGGAGTTAAAAATAATCTTGGAATAACTGTTCTTCCGGATATATTAGTTAAAAATGAATTAGAAAAAAATGAATTGAAAAAACTTTTTATTAAAGATTTAAAATTAAAAAATAATAATTATATTGTTTATCATAAAGATAAATATATTTCAAAAACTATCTTTGCTTTTATTGAATTAATAAAAAAAATTGCTTTATAATAAAAACAGACTTAAAATTTCATTTAAGTCTGTTTTTATTAAATCTATTATTTCCAGCTTGACATTCTTCTATCCAGATCTTCTTTTGCTTCCTCCAGATCTTTCATCATACTTTCAAGAATTTCTTTTACTGTAGTTTTTTCATTTACCATAGCAGCAACTTGTCCTGCCATTACACTACCATTGTCAATATCTCCATCAACAACA of the Fusobacterium sp. genome contains:
- a CDS encoding D-2-hydroxyacid dehydrogenase, producing MERKILVTIPMEEVHKRKITNIASDTEVIYLTPDKAERSIVQEAEIILGNVSVEAVKGSKNLKWIQLDSAGANQYTEEGILLEGTILTNSTGAYGLAIAEHMLSMLLSLQKKLNLYNMNQKEHVWRDEGPVTSIYGSKTLVVGLGDIGGEFAMRMHALGSKVYGIKRNKSKIPEYLEDIYQLDKLNDILHEFDIVALSLPETKETKNLFNSQKFQKMKTGAILLNVGRGSTVHTADLCEALNSGKLGGAGLDVVDIEPLPVESPLWDIKNLILTPHVSGGYHLKETLERIRKISIENLKSFYEKTPMKNLVDFKTGYRKFEK
- the lgt gene encoding prolipoprotein diacylglyceryl transferase translates to MHPVLFTIGGFEIRFYGLMYALSFFIGIEIAKYMARERNFKTSIIENYAFIAMISGLLGGRLYYVMFNLDYYFYHPSEILATWHGGMAIHGGIIGGIIGTFVYAKIKKLNPLTLGDYAAAPLLLGQALGRFGNFMNGEIHGVPTFTPWNIIFSIKPKFYEWYSYYTSLPAIDKMDFNTLVPWGLVFPTSSPAGSEFPNMALHPAMLYELILNFVGFLFIWFVLRKRENKAPGYMWWYYIIIYSVIRIFVSFFRAEDLMIANIRAPHLVSFILIIFSIIMIKLGEKKTTK
- a CDS encoding chromate transporter encodes the protein MWGLILILLISFLQIGLFSIGGGYATIPLIQEQVVNIHKWLTFQEFTDIITISQMTPGPLAVNTSTFVGIRIAGIPGAITATFGCVISGFGISIMLYNFFNKYKKINTVLNILSGLRAVSVGLIASSASTIILMAFGGISKLEEIEKININIVAIGIFITSIFLLRKFKINPIVMMVLSGTAGFFLY
- a CDS encoding chromate transporter, with protein sequence MKNSKTEIWIWLFGINFFISAFTFGGGYVVIPMIKKYFVDRKKLFNNEELMDMAAIAQSSPGAIAINLSVLSGYRAAGMIGAIISCIAAVFPPLIILGVISVYYLMFRDNQMISSILKGMEAGVGALIVDIVIDMSRAVFREKQRIMSLIIPITFVASFVFHINVIFIILSCSAICFIDGWIKKKKGEKICGG
- a CDS encoding LysR family transcriptional regulator yields the protein MNIRHLHIFKVVCEEMNFTRAAEKLYMTQPAVSHVINDLEEETGHILFDRISKKIYLTEMGKIFLSKTLRILELYNDLENNFYSSEKDIPIHIGSCITIGNFWLPSIIKKFKEIYPETPLKIEIDSAAVIEKMLLDNKIETALIEGGVQNENLIKTLFSSYEISVICSTNHPFSKRKSISIEELLKENLLLREKGSAIRDCFDNTLARKDIFAVPSWTSVNSQALIQGVKNNLGITVLPDILVKNELEKNELKKLFIKDLKLKNNNYIVYHKDKYISKTIFAFIELIKKIAL